In one window of Microplitis demolitor isolate Queensland-Clemson2020A chromosome 4, iyMicDemo2.1a, whole genome shotgun sequence DNA:
- the LOC103570429 gene encoding rhotekin isoform X3, whose product MAPRRKSLRLLTKTIEDNNNKENNYLRCLSDYHSRVTRRETLRTKFKAEYDLEQKIEVEIKMREGSARLLAAARHRAQSLEAARALLTSNERMSAYMAELQRRKKDVNKKSITGSTARVSLSELRVPLMWRDSDHFKNRGDYRRFAVFCLARVGTEIHDTALICPVDRAQTDITFPDVLLFNNVPAEFELTLEIYSHILQEDLSIASTPRRIKRTIHSSISKTVGKKLAASLKDELSSGKLGPQFELMASAKLTLDDTEENIHTHDLIINNLDNKHHALPLFGHFCCRLAAQLDCMTKDVYTGTININNKKCWARLRNFTLKAWESRKLAEDDQNPVQTVPINRETDVQKSSSSGKEIRVCNSVEGCEKVTTIKLESTEEAQKWLRHLTSQVDDHLRWKHAAENIQQVPYVESTRNSFINKRQGSLYDETPLIETVRSDYSTRPTVQQIFGLTPSTSLSSCSSNSPPSLRSRSLSTSGTTKISASAIKSHWPFSNKTNNI is encoded by the exons GAGTATGATTTGgagcaaaaaattgaagtggaaataaaaatgagagaGGGCTCGGCGCGACTTTTAGCGGCCGCGAGACACAGAGCCCAGAGTTTGGAAGCTGCACGTGCTCTACTAACGTCCAATGAACGTATGTCTGCTTATATGGCTGAATTACAACGCCGTAAAAAagatgtcaataaaaaaag TATTACCGGTAGTACAGCACGAGTATCGCTATCAGAATTACGCGTTCCATTGATGTGGCGAGACTCCGACCATTTTAAGAACCGTGGGGATTACCGAAGATTCGCGGTATTTTGTTTGGCACGCGTCGGCACCGAAATACATGACACTGCACTTATTTGTCCAGTTGATCGCGCACAAACAGACATTACTTTTCCCGACGTGTTGCTctt caataACGTGCCAGCAGAGTTTGAATTAACTCTTGAAATCTACAGCCATATTTTACAAGAAGATTTAAGTATCGCAAGTACACCTCGTCGTATTAAACGTACAATACATTCGTCAATATCTAAAAccgttggaaaaaaattagcggcTTCGTTAAAAGATGAATTGAGTTCTGGTAAATt GGGACCACAATTTGAATTAATGGCGTCTGCTAAATTAACTCTAGATGATACTGAGGAAAATATTCACACacatgatttaataattaataatttag ACAATAAACATCACGCATTGCCATTATTCGGTCACTTTTGTTGCCGACTCGCGGCGCAGCTGGACTGCATGACAAAGGACGTATACACGGGAACGATcaacataaacaataaaaaatgttggGCACGACTGCGTAACTTCACTCTCAAAGCCTGGGAGTCCCGAAAACTGGCAGAAGATGATCAGAATCCCGTACAGACTGTTCCGATAAACCGTGAGACTGATGTGCAAAAGAGCTCAAGCTCGGGGAAAGAGATACGAGTGTGTAATAGCGTCGAGGGCTGCGAGAAAGTGACAACGATAAAACTCGAGTCGACGGAAGAGGCACAGAAGTGGCTCAGACACTTGACTAGTCAGGTTGACGACCATCTGAGGTGGAAGCATGCTGCTGAAAATATACAACAGGTGCCTTATGTTGAGAGCACACGGAACTCTTTCATCAACAAGCGACAGGGCTCTTTGTATGACGAGACTCCGCTTATTG AAACTGTGAGATCCGATTATTCAACGAGACCAACAGTACAACAGATATTCGGACTGACTCCAAGTACGAGCCTGAGCAGCTGCAGCAGCAATAGCCCCCCTAGCTTAAGATCCCGGTCCCTAAGCACCAGTGGTACAACTAAAATAAGTGCCAGCGCAATTAAATCTCACTGGCCATTCtcaaataaaactaataatatataa